TTCGTGTCCTCAAGGAGGTCTACCGACACCGCAGACGCCGCTTTGCTCTTCGTCTACACCTCATCGCCGCCCTCTGCAACCTCACCGTCGCCCGCTCAGCCTGACTTTCGCAGGAGGTCTATTCTTTTGGAAAGTTTCAAAGTCATCGGCTCCGGGAGGCCCTGGCTCAGGTCTCCTCCAGGGCCGCATCAAGTCCCAGGCCACGTGCGGCCGCGGCGGCCACCTGCTGCTGACGGCCCCGCACCCGCTGGGCATAGCGCAGGGTCATCTGGGGCGACCTGTGGCCGACCGTCGCCTGGATGTCCGAGAGGCTCAGGTTGCCGTCCTGCAGCGCCGCGGTGATGAACGCCGAGCGGATGGAGTGGAAGCGGCGGAAGGGAAGTCCGGCAGCCTCGAGCACCTGCGCCCAGTGCTTGCGGACGTTGCCCGGCTGCCACGGAGTCCCGTTCGCGGTGGGAAACAGCGGCTCGTAGGGGGCTGCCGGCGGGGACGCGGGGATCCAGCCAGCGGGCAGCGGCCGTGCGGCGCGGCGGCGGCTCGCCTCCTGCTGCTTGCGCCGGGTCTCCTCGGTCGTCTCCTGCCGCTGGCCCCACAGGGGCCCCGCGTCCGCGCGCGCCTGGGCCACCTGCCCGAGGTGCACCCTCATCACCCGCTGCGCGCTCACCGGGAGAGGGCACTGCCGGTGGGCGGCCGCAGTCTTCCCCTTGCCCCGGCCCCCGCCCCGCTTGGCGGTGCCCTCGATGCTCAGGGTGCCCGTCTGCGGATCGTAGTCCTCTAGGCGAGCCCCTACCAGCTCCCCGAGGCGCGCCCCGGTGGACAGGGCGACGATGACCAGGGCGTGAATCCGGCTGCCCCGCGCGGCCCGCACGATCCGGGCCACCTCCTCCTGGGTCCAGGCCTCGTCCTGAATCCGTGAGGGGACGGCTGGTGTCCTGAGGGTGTCGGCCGGGTTGGCCGCCAGGACCCCTTGGGCCACGGCGTCTCGCAGGGCGGTACGCAGCAGCCGGTGGCACTTGGCGACCGTGCTGGGAGCCCGCTGCTCGCGGGCGAGGTCCGCGAGCAGGTTCTGCACCTCCGTGGCCGTTATCTTCATGACGGGACGGTCACCAAGCTTGCTCTCGATGATGGTGATCAGCCACGCCCGGTTCACAGAGGTACTGTGCTCGCCCACCGGCTGACGCGCCGACCAGTGAGCCAGCAGCTGGCGTACGGTGAGGTCGCGGGCCTGCCGGGGCAGCCGCTGCGCTGCCTGGTAGTTGATGGCGCGCGCGGCCTCCAGGGCCTCCTCACGCGTGGCGCAGGTGCGCTGGAGGCGGTGGCGTCTGCCGTCCGGGTGGGGCGCGAGTTCGACAGTCAGCGCCCAGCGACCGTCCGCGCGCTCGACGATCGAGGGCAGACCGATCTTGCCACGCTGCTGTTTTGCTGGGGTGGCGGGCTTTCTTCGGGTAGGCGCTGCCTTCACAGGAACCGAGTCTCGGAGATGACCCGGCCGAACACGACCACCTCCTCCGGCGAGAGGAGGTCATCTCCAAGTACGAGGTGAGGAATGTTCTCCTTCGTAGTCACCGCAAGGGCGCGCTCGAAGTGGCTGGAAAACCCATCGCCCTGGCGCCGCCTGACGATGTAGTGGCGTCCTCCCTCCAGCGTCTGCTCGTCGTGATTCACGCGAATCACGACGAGATCCGTCGCCGGATGCTCCACTCCCCGTTGGACGTCCACACGGGTCTGCGAAAACCTGCCCTGCGCGTCGGGCAGAATGTAGAAGCGGGTGCCTGTGGACTTGGTAAGGATGACGGCCGAAATCAGAGGACGGGCGATCCAGGCATCGGCCACAGGCTGTTCCCGGACGTGCGTCGTCGCGGCCGGAGATGCCGTACCTGTTAGCTGACTCACTTCGTCTGGGGTTAGCGCCAGGGCAGTGACCAGCCCGGGGAGATGTCGGCTGCGCCCTACATGGGTGCGGCCAGATTCAAGGCCGCTGAGGTACTGGGTACTCGGCAGCGTGGTCTGTTCGACCACCTGTGCCAGGGTGAGGCCCAAGGCCACTCGGCGCTGTCGGATGAACTGGCCTGCTGCATGGGCGTCTAGCCCAAGTACAGTTGCGGATTTTTGTCCCATACTCATACAATAGCATAACTAATCTGATACAACACGATTATGGTGTTCGACCTCGCCCTCCTCGCGCGTCTGCCAGAGCTGATCACACGGCTGGAGCAGCAGCTGAACCAGATGCAGGGACCCACCCCCACTCAGGATCAGATCCTCCGAACACATGAGGCCGCGGCGCTGCTGAGCATCGGTGAGGCCGAGCTGCTGGCACTCGCCCGGTCGGGGCAGATCCCGTGCTGGCGCCTGGGCAACGGCTGGCGCTACTCACGCCGTCAGCTGATGGAGGCGTTCTATGCCCGCGCGCGGACCAACCTGCGCGCCGATGATCAGGCCGCCGACTAGCCCAGTGCTGGACCGGGTCACACACCATCTGCACCGGGCCTGGATGGCGCTGGGTCGCTGTGCTGGCGTGGTGATCGGCGCCCTGAGCCGCCTGACGAGTCGTGGTGCAGAGCAGCCCACCACCGAACTGGTGGTTGCGTCGCCTGTCGTCCAGCTGCCCCTCGCGCGCCCCGGGACCATTCGCCGACCAGAGCTCTCCCAGGGGCCCGCAGACCGACGTTTCCCCGACGATCGACTGCGACCCCGCAAGCGCCGGTCATGGGTACGCAGTGAGGCGCACGTGCGGCGCCTGCTGGCGCTCGGACCTTCCTGGCAACACGTGATCATGACGATCGATGGGCCAGACAGCAACCCGTACAACCCGCACACCGTGGCAGCGATTCGGGATTTCGTGCGCCAGATGTTCGGCAACGTCCCGCTCATAGG
The genomic region above belongs to Deinococcus aestuarii and contains:
- a CDS encoding helix-turn-helix domain-containing protein; protein product: MVFDLALLARLPELITRLEQQLNQMQGPTPTQDQILRTHEAAALLSIGEAELLALARSGQIPCWRLGNGWRYSRRQLMEAFYARARTNLRADDQAAD
- a CDS encoding helix-turn-helix domain-containing protein, translating into MSMGQKSATVLGLDAHAAGQFIRQRRVALGLTLAQVVEQTTLPSTQYLSGLESGRTHVGRSRHLPGLVTALALTPDEVSQLTGTASPAATTHVREQPVADAWIARPLISAVILTKSTGTRFYILPDAQGRFSQTRVDVQRGVEHPATDLVVIRVNHDEQTLEGGRHYIVRRRQGDGFSSHFERALAVTTKENIPHLVLGDDLLSPEEVVVFGRVISETRFL
- a CDS encoding tyrosine-type recombinase/integrase; this translates as MKAAPTRRKPATPAKQQRGKIGLPSIVERADGRWALTVELAPHPDGRRHRLQRTCATREEALEAARAINYQAAQRLPRQARDLTVRQLLAHWSARQPVGEHSTSVNRAWLITIIESKLGDRPVMKITATEVQNLLADLAREQRAPSTVAKCHRLLRTALRDAVAQGVLAANPADTLRTPAVPSRIQDEAWTQEEVARIVRAARGSRIHALVIVALSTGARLGELVGARLEDYDPQTGTLSIEGTAKRGGGRGKGKTAAAHRQCPLPVSAQRVMRVHLGQVAQARADAGPLWGQRQETTEETRRKQQEASRRRAARPLPAGWIPASPPAAPYEPLFPTANGTPWQPGNVRKHWAQVLEAAGLPFRRFHSIRSAFITAALQDGNLSLSDIQATVGHRSPQMTLRYAQRVRGRQQQVAAAAARGLGLDAALEET